AACCACGCCGCTGCACCACACGCCGGGCGTTCGCCGCCACGTCGCATGGGAAGAGCATGTTCCCCGGATTGCCGTGACGGACGCCAACGTAGAGGAAGTCCTGGAAAGGAGCCAGCGTGATTTGGGCTCGTTGCGGATCTTCGACCCCGCACACCCAGGCCGCGCCGCCGTAGCCGCGGGTGCGCCGTGGTTCATGGCACTGTTTGGGCGTGACTCGCTCCTTGCCTCCTATATGTCGCTCATGGTGGATCCCAACCTGGCGGCCGGAACCCTGCAGACCCTGGCCACGCTCCAAGGGACCAAGGTTGATATCGACTCCGAGGAAGAGCCGGGACGCATGCCCCACGAGGTGCGACTCGGGGTCACAGCAGGGCTCGCCCTGGGAGGGACCGCCTACTACGGAACCGCGGACGCGACGCCCCTGTTCGTCTCAACGCTCGGTGAGCTCAGCCGGTGGGGCCTCGGCACGGACATCATCGAATCCCTCCTCCCGCACGCTGACCGCGCCATCGAATGGATGGAGCAGTACGGGGACCGCGACGGCGACGGCTTCATCGAGTACCAACGGCCCAACCAGCACGGCTTGGTGAACCAGGGCTGGAAGGACTCCTGGGACGGCATCAACTTCGCCGACGGCCGCATGGCAGAGACGCCCATAGCCCTCTGCGAAGTTCAGGCCTACGCCTACGCGGCCTACGTGGGACGGTCCCTGCTGGCGCGGGCAGCGGGGGACTCCGCCGTCGAACGCCGATGCGCGGACCGCGCCGAAGCGCTGAAAGCCGCCTTCAACGAAGCCTTCTGGCTCCCGGAGCGGGGCTATTTTGCCCTGGCGCTGGACAAGGACAAGAAGCCCGTGGACTCCTGCACCTCCAACATGGGGCACTGCCTCTGGGTGGGCATCGTGGATGAGGACAAGGCCCCATTGGTGGCGGAGCGGCTGATGTCCCCTGAGATGTTCACGGGCTGGGGCATCCGGACTCTGGGGTCCGACATGGGCGCGTACAACCCAGTCAGCTACCACAACGGCTCCGTGTGGCCCCACGACACCGCGCTCGTCGCCACAGGACTGATGCGGTACGGCTTCGTGAAGGAAGCCAGCCGGGTTGCGAGCGGACTGTTCGACGCCGCCGAGTACTTTGGCGGGCAACTTCCGGAGCTTTTCTGCGGCTTTGACCGTGGCGACCTTTCGGAGCCGGTTCCGTATCCGACGGCGTGTTCCCCGCAAGCGTGGGCGGCTGCGGCGCCGGTCCAACTCGCCCGGATCCTGCTGCGGTTCGACCCCGACTTCACCCGGAACGTGCTGCATCTGGCGCCGATCCTGCCGGACGCTTATGGGTCGTTCCGCGCGGACAACGTGCTGCTGGGGCGCTCGCGGATCACCGTGCAAGCCTCCAGTTCGTCCGGTACCGTAAGCGGGCTTCCGGCAGGGCTCGAACTGCGCTCAGACCCTCGGCCGCCGCTGACGGGGGACTTGTTCGGCTAGAGCTCGTTTTCCATGACGAAGTCATGCTCCACGGTGTTGCCGAGCTTGAAAGATTTTGTGCCTACCCGCTGGAAACCGCTCTTCTCGTAGAAGCGGATGGCTTTCGCGTTCTCGCTGTTCACGCCCAGCCACACCCCGGCTGCGCCCTTGTCAGCAGCATTCGCCAACGAGGCCCTGATGAGTTCTGATGCTGCGCCCTTGCCGTGGTGGTCCGGGTGGACGTAGCACTTGCTCAGCTCGGTGGAGGGGAGCGCGGACAAGACGGATGCGACGTCGGGGTCGCTGGTCGGCTTGGCAATCAGCATGGTGTACCCGTTGAGCTGCCCGTCGTCGTCGATCACCAGGATGGTGATTTTCGCGTCGGCGAGGTAGTCCTCAAAGTTGTCTTCGCTCAGGGTCTTTTCAATGTGGGCCTGGATGTCCGCCGGTGAGGCGCCAGGCGGGCAGGCCAGCGGGAAGGTGATGGCGGCAAGCTCAGCCAGCTTCCCGGCGTCGTGCGTTGTTGCGGTGCGAATGGTTTCAGTCACGTGAGTCCCCCTTGCGAGTTTTTGGACAGCTAATGCCCCCAAGAACGAATCTTAGGGGCATTAGCTGTCCGAAAACTCTCAGCCGGGTGTTGGCCGGAAAGCGTTGGCGGCCTGGTCAGCGATGACTTGGGTCTCCCGGCCCGAGTCGAGGATGGTATTGCGTGTGGACGGGGGATCCACCAGGACAGCGGTTACGGCCAGGTCTTCTGCAGCGTCGGTGGTCAGGAGGGCATCCACTTGCGCTTCGAAACAGTCGTCGCTGGTGGTGGCGTGGACGTCCATGGCAACCACATGGTTGTTGGACACGAAATTGCCGCGGCCTTCGCGCAAACGGATGATGACCGGTGTGGCATCTTGGGGGCGGATACTGTCCGAATCGATGATCTGGGAAAAGTGGTTGCCGATTACCGAGTTGTTGTTCCCGCTGACACTGAGGACTCCGTGGAGGTCGTCCAGCCCGTTGTCTATCCCCAGGAAGGGCGTCCAGGGCTCATGGTCGCGGAGGAAATGGTTGGTGGCCACAAGGTTTTCCGAGCTGTTCCCCTCAAGGACCACCATGCCCGGATAGAAGGAATGCAGGCGGTTGTTGGTGATGCTGGAACGCGTGACGCCGCTGAAGTGGACGCTGCTGGCGCCGCGGGGGAAGACATTGTTGGCCGTCACCAGAAGCCCGCCATGGTTCTCCGCATAAATCGAGTGGCCCTTGAATCCCGCGCCGATCAGGTTGTCTGTGATCTTGGATGCCTGACCCCAACCGCGCAATTCAATGCAGCTTCCGCATTCGGCAATGAAGTTGTTGTGGATGGAGAGTGCGTCTGCGTTGTGGATAGTCAGGGCGTGCTCCAGGTAGATGAAGCCCATCTCGTTGACCCGGAAGGAGTCGTTGGCACTCGCAACGTGGATGCCGGTCTTGCCATTGACGTAGGTATTCTCGGCCGGCAGGTCCGAACCATCCGGGGTGAAGTGCAGCCCATCGATGCAGAAATTGACGAACTCCACCGAACTGATCCGGGGACTGCCTGCCCGCTCAACACGGAAGGCAGCTCCCATGGACGGGTCAGCATTGAACGGGGCAGAGCTAGCGGGAAGGTCCACCAGCACGCGGCTCCCGCCGGGCCATAGCTCGTGGAGGTTAGGCCATTCGTCCTCGGGGACGTTGAACCTGATGCTGGAGGATGTGAACCCATGGCCCGAGCCCTGGATCCTGAGGAAACTGATGTCGATCAGGACTTGCGTGCGCAGACGGTAGTCGCCCGGCGGCAGGTAAATCACCGCACCTGGCTTGCCGCCGTCGTTCACGTCCGTGGCGTTTTGGCGTTCCTTGACGTCGGCGATGATGCTGTTAATGACCTCGCCGATGTCCTCGGACGGGTTGCCGACGGGCCAGGCGGTCACGTCGTAGTAGTTGCTGCTGGACATGATGTGTGGGTCCCCCTGAAGGTTTTGGACGTGGGTCAGTTGGCGGGTTGGTGCTCGGGCAGTTCGGCCAGCAGCTCGTCCGACGTCGGCGGGTTGGCTCCAGCGCGACGCACAGTAATGGCTGCGGCCTTGGTGGCCCGGCTGCCCAGGGTCTTCAATACCTCAGGTGTGAGGCCGTTCGCTCCGGTCTGGAGAAGCCCGTAGATCAGGGCTGACATATAGGAGTCGCCGGCGCCGATGGTGTCAGCCACGGTGGACCTGACGGACGGGACCAAGACCCGGGCAGCAGGTGTTGAAAGCATGGATCCTTCGGAGCCCTTGGTGACCACCACAAGCCCGGCCCCGAGGTCCAGCACGCGCTGGGAAATGTTCTCCAGCGAGTCCTTGGGATAGAGCCAATGCGCGTCCTCATCACTGAGTTTGACCACATCGGTAAACGGAATGAGTTCCTCAAAAACGGTGATTGCCTGTGCCTGGCTGCCCACAAGGGCTGGCCGGATATTGGGATCGTACGTCACCACGCAGCGCTGATGCACCTGCGCCAGAAGCTCGCGAACCGCTGCCGCGCCAGGCTCCAGGAAGGTAGCGATTGATCCCGTGTGCAGGATCTTGGGCAGAGACAAGGGGGCGATAGCCGGGAGCTCCCAATGAATATCAAAGTCGTATTGGGCCGAGCCGTCCGAGGCCAGGGTGGCGGTGGCGGTGGCGGTTCGGCCGCCGGTGGGGGCACCGGTCAGGAGTTCGACGCCGGCGCTCGCTAAGTGTCGCTCGATGGCGGCACCATGGTGGTCGTCTCCGATGGATGTCAGCAGGGAGGTAGGTACGCCGAGCCGGCCTAGGCCGTAAGCGACGTTTGCCGGGGATCCTCCCGGGTGCTCAGCGGTGCCGTGGGACGTTACGACAATATCCACCAAGGCTTCGCCGACAACCACCACTTCCGTTGCCGTACCTTGTTCTTGGATGATCTGCATGGGACCTGCTCCTTAGGCGGGTGTTGAGACTGCGAGCTTGAGAACTGTTGCGTTACCTCCGTGGGAGGACAGCCAGTTTTCCTGGCTTCCGGCTTCCGGAAACACAAGGTCGGTCAGGGCCACCTTGCCGCCCTGGGCAAAGACCTCCACGGAGCACTGGTCCACCACAATGAGCAGCATAAGGACGCCGTCTTCCAGGGGCACCGGTGCGGATTCGGCTGATGCGAACTTCCCGTGGAACGTGGTGTCCCCGGATTGGGTCCGGTCAAGGGTGAGTCTGCCGCTGCCGGGAGCGTAACTCAGGACAGTGCCTTGGCGTCCGTCTGAGCTTGCGAGCAGGCGTAGATCAATCCGTTCCGAGGTTCCCGGCACGATCTCCGCCTCGATCACCTGCGCCCTGCGGGGTGCGGCGTCCGGCAAGCGGAGGGCATCCGCTCCCAACTCGATGTTGCCCGTGTGAAGCAGCTGCTCTTGCTGATCCCCGAGGATTGGGTACTGGACCAGGCGGGTGTTGCCGTTGAATGAACCCAGGCGCAGTTCACGGGCCAGGGTCATGGAAGACCGCCACGGCGCTGTTGGCAACTGGTTGGCGTAGTCCCAGTTGTTCATCCAGCCGATGATGACGCGCCGATTATCCGGGACGTCGCTGAAGGACACGGAGGCGTAGCAGTCGCGTCCCCAATCAAGCCACAGGCTCTGCTGCAGCGCTTCTGCCCGGGCAGCAGTGTTAGGCAGCGAGCTTAGTCCGGCAGGGGCCGATAGCGAGCCGGCGTCCGGAACGAAGCGGACGCCGTCGAAATGTCCCACAAAGTACTGTCCGCCCGAACCGCCCGCCACCGCACCCGGGTTGACGTTGACGATCAGGACCCATGTGATGTTCTTTGGATCCCCGTCCACCGCCAAGGGGAAGAGATCCGGGCATTCCCACTCGCCGGCGTCGGCGTTCGCGGGGCCAAAGTCGCTCAGGAACTCCCAGCTCTTGAGGTCCTCGGACCGGTAGAGAACTACTTTCTGCTGCTGCGCTTCGACGGCGACCATCACCCAGAAGGAACCTTCCGTGCTGTGATACCGGAACACTTTGGGGTCGCGGAAGTGCTCGGAGTTCCTTGTGACCACGGGGTTTTGCTCGTATTTTCGCCACATCATCCCGCCATCAGTGCTGTATGCGAGGGACTGGGCCTGCGTTCCGCTGTGCACCGTCCCGGCCTTGAAGGCGCTGGTGTACACAGCCACCAATGCCGGTGACTCGACGGTGCCGAAACCGGAGGTGTTGCCGTGGTCCACCACCACGCTTCCGGAGAAAATGTCTTCCGTGTCATCGCTCGCAATGGCTACGGGATGTTCCGTCCACTGCAGGAGGTCGGGGGAAGTGGCGTGGCCCCAGGACATGTTGCCCCAGACGCTGCCGAAGGGATTGTTCTGGAAGAAAAGGTGGAATAAACCGTTGTGGAAGACCAATCCGTTGGGATCGTTCAGCCAGGTGTCCCTTGCCGTGAAATGGATGGCAGGCCGGAAGTGGGGAGTCAGGGCCGGGGCTGTTTCCGGGCGTGCGGCATCAAGGCTACTGGACATGTGGTGCGTTCCTTTTGGGACGTTGGAGTGGCTTGTTGGGGTTACCGGGGAGCTGCGACGGAGTCACGGCTGACCAAGGGGCAACCCAGGATGGTTGGGTGGAGCGCCATCAAGGAGAGGTCGTCCTTGCCCTCAATGGCGTCAATGAGGTGTTCAGTGGCCCAGGCGCCCATCTCGTAGTGGGGGAGGGCCACAGTGGTGAGCCCGGGGTAGAGGTTGGCGGCGATGAGTTCCTGGTCGTCAAAGCCAACTACTGAAAGGTCTGCCGGGATGCTCAGGCCCAGCTCGGCGGCCGCCCGGTAGGCGCCCATGGCCATGCGGTCGTTGTAGCAAAACAGGGCCGTAGGCACATCAGCGCGGTCTTCCCGTGTGAGGATCCGTTTGGCCGCCTCATAGCCGCCTTGCACCTCGGAGATCTCGGACTCCACAGGTGCCGCATCGCCGTCGAGCCCTGCTTCGTTCAGCATGGCCCGGAAGGCCTGAAGCCGCTGGCGGGTGGCGGGAACGTCGTCGGTGTTGTTGATGAAGCCTACCCGGGTGTGGCCGGCGTCGAGGAGTGCCCCAACAGCAGCGCGGGCACCTCCGTCCTCGTCCGGGACCACAGCCGTGATGTTGCCGCCGATAGCGACGGAGTCCACCAGCACGGACGGGACGCTGCCCAGGTTGTGCGGGAGTTCCACATTGCGGTGGTACATGGTGGCATAAAGAATTCCGTCCACCTTCCGCTCCAAGAGAGCCTGGACATCCGCTTGCCTGGATTCCAGGCTGGCCGAGCCCGGGGTGTTGATGATCATGAGGTTGTAACCCCGGGCCTTGGCGGCCTCATCAGCGCCGAGAATAATCCGGCCGGCGTGGGGAGTGGTGGCGATTTCCTCGCTCACCAACCCCAGCATGCCGGTCCTTTGCGTGCGAAGGGCCTGGGCCAGGCGGTTGGGACCGTAGCCGAGCTCTTCGGCCGCGGTCCTGACCTTGTCTCTGGTTTCGCTGCTGATCCGGGCGTAGGACACCTCGTTGAGGACATGGGACACCGTAGTGACGGACACGCCGGCGGCGACGGCTACGTCCTTGATACCGATGGTCTTGTTACTCATCCGACTCCCACGTCCTTAAGGTTGGTGATGCCCTTTGGGGCTATCAGTAGGCTACTCGTTGATGGTGGCACTGGACTTGACGTGATTAGCCCTTGACCGCGCCCAGTGTCATGCCCGCCACGATCTTGCGCTGGAGCAGGAGCGTCAGCAGGATGACCGGGATCGAGTACACCGCAGCAAGAGCCGTCATGGATCCCCAGTCCAGGCCGAACTGGGTCTGGAAGTTCGCAATAACCACAGGCGTTGTCTGGGACCGGATGGCTGTCATGAGGAGGGCGAACAGGAACTCGTTCCAGGAGGCCAGGAAGGCGAAGATCGCGGTGACGGCGATGCCGCCGGAGACCACCGGGATTACTACCCGCCACAGGGCACCGAGCCGGCTGCAGCCATCCACGGTTGCCGCTTCTTCCAAGTCACGGGGGACCGATTCGAAGAAGCTGCACATCAGCCAGATGGAGAGCGGCAGCGAGATGGTGGTGTGCGCAATGGACAGTGCAATCGGAGTATCAGACAGGCCTACCGAAGCCATCATTGACGCCAGCGGGATGCCGATGGCCACGGGTGGGACCATTCGTGTGACCAGCGCGGCCATGATGAATACCTGGCCGCTGGGTGTCTTGTACCGTGTGATGCCGTAAGCGGCCGGCACGGCCAGGACCAGTGAAAGCAGCGTGCTGATGACAGCGGTCTGGATGCTGTTGATGAAAGAAGCCACCACGCCGCTGCGACCCAAGGCGTTGGTGTAGTTTTCCAGGGTCCACTCACGAGGGAGGATGGTGGGCGGAACAGCGATGGTGTCGATCGGCGTCTTGAACGACGTAAACAGCAAGTACAGGAAGGGGAACCCGTACAGGACCATGGCCGCGGCCAGGAGGATCCACAAGATGGTCCGGGTGCTGCGCCGGCCTGCCTCGAGTCCTTCTCGGTTGACCCCGCGCCGTTTGCGGAGAGGGTGCTCGGCGGTGGAAGCGTTCGAGGACGCCTGCCGGGATTTGGTGGCTACGCTCGCGTTGCTCATCAGTTGTCCTTTCCTGGCCGCCAGATGGTGGACACCGCGACGAAAGCGACGGCGAGCATGGCCAGCAGATAGAGGGTGCCCATGGCACTGGCGAGCCCGGGATCGCCGAAGCGGATCATGGTCCGATAGATCAGCAGGCTCATGGTTTCGGATGCCGACTGAGGGCCGCCGTTGGTTTGGATGAGGATGGTGTCGAAGGCCCTGGCCGCGTCGATGCCGCGGACCACGAGGGCCACGGCGATCACCGGGCGGAGGAGCGGAAGAATGATTTGGAACAGGAGCGCAGGTGACCGCGCACCGTCCAGGCGGGCTGCTTCGATGAGATCGCCGGGGATGTTTTGGAGGCCTGCGAACAGGACCAGGCACATGAAGGATGTGGTGAGCCAGATGTCAGGGACTGCCACGGAGAAAAGGACGATATTCGGGTCCGAGAGCCAGCCGATCTGGTTGGGGTTGGAGAGGATCCCGGCTTGGTGCAGGATGGTCCCGATGAGGCCGAAGTTGTCGATCATCAGGAACTTCCAGAGCAGGCCCGCCACGATGGGCGCGATCATCAGCGGGTAGAGGAAGACGGTCCGCCAAATTTGGGATTTGCGTCCCAGCGTGGTGAACAAGAGCGCCATGCCCAGCCCGAGCGCGAACTCGAGGGTTACCACCACCAGGGTGTAGGCGAGGGTTCGCCATCCGGCGCCCATGAACGCTTCAGAGGCGAAAGCTGCGGCATAGTTCTGGAATCCGACGAATTCACGGGCGCCGCCCGCAATAGGGGAAATCTTGTAGAAGCTGTCTGCAACAAGGCGGAACAACGGGTAGGCCACAAACACGGCCAGGAACAGTGCCGCCGGGGTCATCAGGTATAGGGCGAAGCGGCGATCGGTGATGCGCACGATTTTCTCTTCTGCTGGTTGGGGCCGCGGCCGGCACGGGGTTTATGGTTCCGTATGCCGGCCGCGGAGCTTTACTTTAGGTCGGACCCTATTTCAGGAGGTCCTGGATCTGCTTCTTGGCCTCGGCCAGGAGAGCCGTGGAGTCGCCGCCGGCCACTGCCTTTTGCAGGAGGGGAATCAGGACGGTGTCAACGATTTGCTGCCACTTGGCCGTTGCCGGGCGGGTGGCTGTGGCTTTGCCGTTGAGGGTTTCGATCAGCGGCTTGAAGCTCTCATACCCGGGCTGGTCCTGGTACTTCTCGAAGGCTGAGATGCGGGAGGCGAGGCCCAAGCTGGATTCGATACCCATGCTGTTGTGGTCGTAGGCGCACTTGACGAACTTCTTGGCTGCGTCAGTGTTCTTGGTTGCCTTCGGTACGGACAGGTACCAAGGTCCTGGAACACCTGCGACGCCGGCGCTGCCGCCAATCATCGCTGCGGCACCCACCTTGCCTGCCACCGGCGAATCCTTGGGGATCTGGCGGTAGGCGTGGGCCCAGAATCGGGTCATGGCGGTCTTACCCTGGTTGAACAGGTTCTGCGCTGCGGCCCAGTCAACCTGCGCAGCACCTGGAGGTGCGGACTTGGTCAGGCTCACGTAGAAGTCGAGTGCTTCCTTGTGTGCTGCGTTGTCGATGACGACGTTGTCGCCGTCAAGGACCATGGGGGAGCCGGCCTGCAGGACGTGGGCCAGCCATTCAGTTTCCACGGCACCCTTCACGTCCGTGCCGTACATGCCGTCCTTCGTGAAGAATTCCGAGATGTCCTGGTATTGCTTCCAAGTGGTGGGTACGGCGAGTTCGTAGCCGTACTTGGCTTGAAAGTCAGCCTTGTTCTTGGCGTCCTCGAAGAGGTCCTTGCGGTACAGGATGATTTCAGCGTTGGTCCAGGCCGGGAGACCGATGAAGTGGCCGTCCACGTTGGCTTCTTTGACGAGCGCGGGGAAGATGTCCTTCTTGGCCTCGTCAGTAAAGATCTCGTCGATAGGCTGGACCGCGTCCTTGAAGCTCGGCAGCCACACGGAGTCGAGGGCAGCGACGTCGAAGGATACGTTGCCCGAGGAGAACTCGCTGGAGAGCCGGTTGAACATGCCGTCGTAGGGCAGTTCGACAAAGTTGACGTCGATCCCGGCATCTTTCTTGCATTGCTCCGCGACACCGGTCAGTTCGGCGTGGCCGCCTGCTTCGACCAGGACGTTGACGCTGTTTGCGGAGCCACCGGACGGTGCCGGGCCCCCAGCTCCACATCCGGTTGCGGCCAAGGCGACGGCGGTGCAGACGCCGCCCAGTGTCAGGAGCTTGGAGATGGTGTTTCGAGTGGACATCGCTGTCGACTCACTTTCTCTCGAACGGAGTGGCAAAAACGGTGATGAGGTTCTTTGGGTGACAAATCGTTTTGCCAAAACGACTTGGCAAAAGTGTAGGCCGACAATATTTACCGTGTCAAGGGTCACGTCCACGCGCCCGGCAGAGCGGCGGCTGCCAAAATTCGTGCCGTAATTTTGGCGTTGACAGCCCTGATCGGGGCTCTTAGGGTTTCTCCCAACCCCCCTTGGATAAACGATTTGGCGCGCTAGTGACTGATCATGGTGCCGAGGCGAAGGGCTAGAGGACAAGAACTGAAGGAGATCCAGTGGGAACTGGCACCAAGCTTGAAATGACTGACCCGAGCCGCCGAATGCTCGTTGGGGCCGGAGCTGTGGGCACTCTGGCAGCGGCTCTGAGCCTCGGGATATCCCCAAAAGCAGAGGCAGCCGAAGAGAGCAAAGGAGGACCCTTCAACTCCCCAAACACCTATGACGTCACGGCCTGGAAGATCAAGGGAAATACCAAGGCAACAGCGCAAACTGATATTGGCGCCGTCATCAATGACATCATTGCCGACATCAAAAGGCGCCAAACGACTCCGGAAACCAGGCCAGGCGCTGTGGTCATCATTCCCCCAGGGGATTACGACCTTCGCACCCAAGTGGTGGTGGACGTCGACTACATCACCATCGCCGGGTTCGGTCACGGCTTCTTCTCACGCAGCATCAAGGACAACGTTGACACTACGGGGTGGTTGAACACTCAGCCTGGAGGTAGCCACATCCGGGTCCTGACGCCCACGTCTTCGCCCCAGGCCTTCCTTGTGCGTCGTGACGGGAGTCCGCGTCTCTCAGGGATCGTCTTCAGGGACTTTTGCCTTGATGGGGTTTCTTTCACCCCGGACGCGAACAGCTACAAGAACGGGAAGACCGGCATCGACGTAGCGTCGGATAATGACTCCATCCACATCACCGGAATGGGGTTCGTTTATCTTGAGCATGCACTAGTAGTTCGGGGTGCCGACGCCCTCCGGATCCACGACAACATGATCGCCGAATGCGGGAATTGTGTTGAACTGACCGGTGCAGGGCAGGCGACCATAGTGAGCGACAATCTGATGGGGGCCGGCCCGGAGGGCGTGACGCTTCTGGCCGAGAACCACGAGGGGTTGCTCGTCACGGGAAACAACTTCTTCCCCAGAGGACGCAGTCTCCTCGAATTCTCGGGTTGTAACCGATGCAGCGTTTCATCAAACAGGTTCCAGGGCTTCTATCCGGGCATGATGCGCCTTCTGAATGGATGCAAAGAAAACCTCATCACCTCCAACCACTTCCGGCGTGGCACGGAAGGATTCCCACCCTTTATCGATCGCACCAACGGGCTCGATGACCTCTACGGCGTCGTCCATACGCTGGGTGATAACAACCTCATCTCCAACAACCTCTTCGCCTACGATGTCCCGCCAAACAAGGTTGTCCCTGCCGGTGCCCAGCCCACCATGATCCTGATCGCAGGAGGGGACGGCAACGTCATAGCCACCAACCATGTGGTCAGCAATGTTGCCGCTCAGCACGTGGTTCTTGACGGCTCGACCACACGATCGAAGGTGCTCGACAGCGGAGCTGCGTCCACCATCACGTCCTACAGCCCGGACACTGCCATCCGGCCCACACCCTAACGCCGGAAGGGAAAGCACGGCAGGAAAGCACGACGGCGGCTGGTCGCCAAGGTGACCAGCCGCCGTCGTGCTTTCATGTCCTTTGACCGGATTCCTACTCCGCTTTGACCGCCAAAACCGGGCAGTCTGCCTCCAGCAGGATCCGTTGGGAAACGCTGCCCATGATGAGCTTGCCCACCGGGCTGCGGCGGCGGAGGCCGATCACAATCAGGCTGGCGTCATTTTCGTCGGCGGCGTCCAGGACCTCGGCCGCTGCGTCATGGCCGCGGACCGGCTGCTTGATGATGTGCTGGATTCCATGGTCCGCCAGCCGCTCCTCGATGCTTTGGATATCCGGTTCCTGGGCGTACCGGTTATCCACCAGGGCGTCGCCCTTGGAGGAGTTGATGACCAGCAGGGTGTCGTTGCTCTTCTTGGCCTCGGCAATGGCTTGTGTCAGTGCCGCTTCGCCTTCCGGTGTGGGGACGTATCCCACCACGATGGTCATGGTTTCTCCTGCTTCTGGTGGGTTGTTGTGGTTGATTCGGTGGGGGCGGCCGCCTCCGGTTCAACGGGAGTCGTGTGTCCGGACGGCCCGGCAAGCACTGGCAACGGCCGGTTGCGGCGGATGAGCTTGTAGATGAACGGCCACGCCAGGATGATCGCCACGATGATGTAGACCACGATCGCGATGGGTTCGCTGAAGAGGCCTG
The sequence above is a segment of the Arthrobacter sp. StoSoilB22 genome. Coding sequences within it:
- a CDS encoding glycogen debranching N-terminal domain-containing protein gives rise to the protein MTAWNEETEAGASELGAVTVVEGSSFCISSHSGDIHGGGSQGAYYQDTRIVSRWMLRVNGALREPLTTRNPTAFQAEYVGRACSADGRFDSPLVVQHQRHVGAGLRDDITIRNYSSQDAPCEIELLIDADLADLFDVKGGRTNKAGNPVKKAHRKELHIDSLHSSGQRRGVSFRASGAKVSDDGLRFHVTIPARSQWSTSIIALPLVNGKGPSDPFTETTPLHHTPGVRRHVAWEEHVPRIAVTDANVEEVLERSQRDLGSLRIFDPAHPGRAAVAAGAPWFMALFGRDSLLASYMSLMVDPNLAAGTLQTLATLQGTKVDIDSEEEPGRMPHEVRLGVTAGLALGGTAYYGTADATPLFVSTLGELSRWGLGTDIIESLLPHADRAIEWMEQYGDRDGDGFIEYQRPNQHGLVNQGWKDSWDGINFADGRMAETPIALCEVQAYAYAAYVGRSLLARAAGDSAVERRCADRAEALKAAFNEAFWLPERGYFALALDKDKKPVDSCTSNMGHCLWVGIVDEDKAPLVAERLMSPEMFTGWGIRTLGSDMGAYNPVSYHNGSVWPHDTALVATGLMRYGFVKEASRVASGLFDAAEYFGGQLPELFCGFDRGDLSEPVPYPTACSPQAWAAAAPVQLARILLRFDPDFTRNVLHLAPILPDAYGSFRADNVLLGRSRITVQASSSSGTVSGLPAGLELRSDPRPPLTGDLFG
- a CDS encoding NosD domain-containing protein gives rise to the protein MSSSNYYDVTAWPVGNPSEDIGEVINSIIADVKERQNATDVNDGGKPGAVIYLPPGDYRLRTQVLIDISFLRIQGSGHGFTSSSIRFNVPEDEWPNLHELWPGGSRVLVDLPASSAPFNADPSMGAAFRVERAGSPRISSVEFVNFCIDGLHFTPDGSDLPAENTYVNGKTGIHVASANDSFRVNEMGFIYLEHALTIHNADALSIHNNFIAECGSCIELRGWGQASKITDNLIGAGFKGHSIYAENHGGLLVTANNVFPRGASSVHFSGVTRSSITNNRLHSFYPGMVVLEGNSSENLVATNHFLRDHEPWTPFLGIDNGLDDLHGVLSVSGNNNSVIGNHFSQIIDSDSIRPQDATPVIIRLREGRGNFVSNNHVVAMDVHATTSDDCFEAQVDALLTTDAAEDLAVTAVLVDPPSTRNTILDSGRETQVIADQAANAFRPTPG
- a CDS encoding LacI family DNA-binding transcriptional regulator; translated protein: MSNKTIGIKDVAVAAGVSVTTVSHVLNEVSYARISSETRDKVRTAAEELGYGPNRLAQALRTQRTGMLGLVSEEIATTPHAGRIILGADEAAKARGYNLMIINTPGSASLESRQADVQALLERKVDGILYATMYHRNVELPHNLGSVPSVLVDSVAIGGNITAVVPDEDGGARAAVGALLDAGHTRVGFINNTDDVPATRQRLQAFRAMLNEAGLDGDAAPVESEISEVQGGYEAAKRILTREDRADVPTALFCYNDRMAMGAYRAAAELGLSIPADLSVVGFDDQELIAANLYPGLTTVALPHYEMGAWATEHLIDAIEGKDDLSLMALHPTILGCPLVSRDSVAAPR
- a CDS encoding carbohydrate kinase, which encodes MQIIQEQGTATEVVVVGEALVDIVVTSHGTAEHPGGSPANVAYGLGRLGVPTSLLTSIGDDHHGAAIERHLASAGVELLTGAPTGGRTATATATLASDGSAQYDFDIHWELPAIAPLSLPKILHTGSIATFLEPGAAAVRELLAQVHQRCVVTYDPNIRPALVGSQAQAITVFEELIPFTDVVKLSDEDAHWLYPKDSLENISQRVLDLGAGLVVVTKGSEGSMLSTPAARVLVPSVRSTVADTIGAGDSYMSALIYGLLQTGANGLTPEVLKTLGSRATKAAAITVRRAGANPPTSDELLAELPEHQPAN
- a CDS encoding GNAT family N-acetyltransferase; the encoded protein is MTETIRTATTHDAGKLAELAAITFPLACPPGASPADIQAHIEKTLSEDNFEDYLADAKITILVIDDDGQLNGYTMLIAKPTSDPDVASVLSALPSTELSKCYVHPDHHGKGAASELIRASLANAADKGAAGVWLGVNSENAKAIRFYEKSGFQRVGTKSFKLGNTVEHDFVMENEL
- a CDS encoding carbohydrate ABC transporter permease, coding for MSNASVATKSRQASSNASTAEHPLRKRRGVNREGLEAGRRSTRTILWILLAAAMVLYGFPFLYLLFTSFKTPIDTIAVPPTILPREWTLENYTNALGRSGVVASFINSIQTAVISTLLSLVLAVPAAYGITRYKTPSGQVFIMAALVTRMVPPVAIGIPLASMMASVGLSDTPIALSIAHTTISLPLSIWLMCSFFESVPRDLEEAATVDGCSRLGALWRVVIPVVSGGIAVTAIFAFLASWNEFLFALLMTAIRSQTTPVVIANFQTQFGLDWGSMTALAAVYSIPVILLTLLLQRKIVAGMTLGAVKG
- a CDS encoding glycoside hydrolase family 32 protein translates to MSSSLDAARPETAPALTPHFRPAIHFTARDTWLNDPNGLVFHNGLFHLFFQNNPFGSVWGNMSWGHATSPDLLQWTEHPVAIASDDTEDIFSGSVVVDHGNTSGFGTVESPALVAVYTSAFKAGTVHSGTQAQSLAYSTDGGMMWRKYEQNPVVTRNSEHFRDPKVFRYHSTEGSFWVMVAVEAQQQKVVLYRSEDLKSWEFLSDFGPANADAGEWECPDLFPLAVDGDPKNITWVLIVNVNPGAVAGGSGGQYFVGHFDGVRFVPDAGSLSAPAGLSSLPNTAARAEALQQSLWLDWGRDCYASVSFSDVPDNRRVIIGWMNNWDYANQLPTAPWRSSMTLARELRLGSFNGNTRLVQYPILGDQQEQLLHTGNIELGADALRLPDAAPRRAQVIEAEIVPGTSERIDLRLLASSDGRQGTVLSYAPGSGRLTLDRTQSGDTTFHGKFASAESAPVPLEDGVLMLLIVVDQCSVEVFAQGGKVALTDLVFPEAGSQENWLSSHGGNATVLKLAVSTPA